The genome window AAAGCTGCCAAATCGCTCATAAACCACCACAAAATTCCTGCTACCACGCTCATCACAGCCGCCCCGCTAAATACCAAAATAGCGGCAATTCGCCTAGCTTCAGCCGCTCTTTTTGCACCTAAGCAGTTGCCAACGACCACGCTAGCGCTCATGTGAAATGCCACGCCTACCATAAATATAAAGCTCTCCACCCTATGCCCTGAGGCAAGTCCGCCCAAGGCCTCGTTTGAGTGCAGTGGCAAAAAACCCACAATAGCATAAAGAGTAATATAACCAGCTTGCCAAACTATGCTAGTTGCCCCTGAGTGAAGTGCTGTTTTTAGCAATTTTGGCATGGCAAGCCGTAGCCAAGCAAAAGGCAAAAAAGAAGCACTTATATGCCCTTTTGCTATTAGCGCAAAAGCACCTAGTAATGCCGCAATGCCCTGAGAGATAAGATTTGAGTAGGCTAAACCCATATACTCACGCCCCATGAAAAAATGAGAAAAACTAAGCTTAAATATAAAAAACAAATAAAAAGCACAAACAATAATAGTAATGATAAGTGGCAAAATCACCTCTCTAAACGAGCGAAATACCACCATAGCTGAGTTAAACAAAAAGCTACAAGGCAGGCTAAAAAGCAGCACCGCCCACAGCTCATTTGCGATATCCAGCGCCGCACCTTTTAGCCCCAAAAGCGCAAAAATCTGCCCAGAGAAAATATAAGCTAGCACGCCCACGCCCACGCCAAAAAGAGCGTTTAAAAGCAAGGTCATAAAGACATAAAACTTAGCTCTATCAAGTTTTTTAGCACCTATGGACTGGCTGATGACTGCGGTGGCTCCTGAGTTTAAGGCTATATTGATAACGCCTAATAAAAAGAGCATTTGCATACTTACTCCAAGCGCAGCTGAGACATCAGCACTCATCTTGCCAGCTGCCCAAATAGGTGCTACATTCATCACGCAGATAACATA of Campylobacter magnus contains these proteins:
- a CDS encoding MATE family efflux transporter, with translation MSKHPDISTSFKAIFALLWPQVLMMYVICVMNVAPIWAAGKMSADVSAALGVSMQMLFLLGVINIALNSGATAVISQSIGAKKLDRAKFYVFMTLLLNALFGVGVGVLAYIFSGQIFALLGLKGAALDIANELWAVLLFSLPCSFLFNSAMVVFRSFREVILPLIITIIVCAFYLFFIFKLSFSHFFMGREYMGLAYSNLISQGIAALLGAFALIAKGHISASFLPFAWLRLAMPKLLKTALHSGATSIVWQAGYITLYAIVGFLPLHSNEALGGLASGHRVESFIFMVGVAFHMSASVVVGNCLGAKRAAEARRIAAILVFSGAAVMSVVAGILWWFMSDLAAFMSDDGLVQFYIVEYLKYNFLSTPFSIISTIFAGVMIGASAAHFNLLIFGLSFWVIRIPLAYALGHFVWGDATGVFVAMLISQVIQTALMLYVFYRVDWTKYALKH